The Sulfolobus sp. A20 genomic interval GAGGTATGACTGTGGTTGACTATTTATCTATATGGAAGAAAGAACCTAATGTCGAATTAGTATATCAGATAAATGAGGGAAAATTCTTAGAGATGTTATATGACTTACTTAACTGGTTTTAAATTTAAGGGAATTTTTTAAATACTGTAGTGTATTATTGTCTTTTGTTAATTTAATACTTAGGATGACTTCTTTGAATGATTAATGCATATTTTTTCCTCTCAAGAATCTCAACACTAATTAGACATAAGTTTTATAATGTATAAACATTATAAATTCAATCAATGAGAGATACTTCTTATGTAAGTCTCACAATAAAGCATAACGGGTGTTGGTCTGAGCTAACAAATTTCACTTATGCTGATTCCCTTATTAACGTAGAGTATTCTAGTTTTGGAATTCTTAAAGCGAACAGAATTACAATGATTAGGGGTAGGAGTGATGAGGGTAAATCGAAGCTAAGGTATGCTTTAGATAGGGATAGTAGCATAATAAATTATGACTTGTGGAACGTTTTAACTACGAATAGATACTCAGTATTCATTATATCAATGCTTCAAGATGCTGATAAAGCAGTAATAAGTAGACTTAACTCTAAGGGAGTATTACTGATAAACGCTACTATTAAGGATGGCTTAGAGTATTATGATGTTTTACTTAACATACCTCCTAAAACCTTTGTTAACAGTTTGCAAAAAAGTGATAGTAGAATTGAAATTATAAACTTCACTGAAAGAGATTTAAATGAGAAAAACTTATTTAAAGCGATATCTAGGAATGTAGGAGAGATGCTATTAACTGATAACGAAAGAAAAGTTATTACTAGAGCTAGAGAGCTAGGTTATTTAAATTCTCCTAGGAAGATGAGACTAGATGATGTGGCAAAAGAGCTCGGTAAAAGTAAGATGTATGTATCCCTATCTATGAGAAGCATTTTTAGGAAATTATCTAACTTAGTTTGATAAAAGAACGGCAAACCTCGCCTTTTAGGGCGGGCAGAAGGTTAGTATTATATAGAATAGCCTTTATCAATTTCTAGATATACTTGTAAAGTATATGGTATTTAAATTGTCTTCCACAAGTATAACTCTGACATCTTTCATCATAAAAATTTTTAGCTTCCTATAAGAGGTGGAAAATTCATGATTAAGGGAGAAGAGGCAAAAGAATTGTACATTCCAATTATACAACCAAAAATTTTAGAGGAAAGTAGTCACAAATATAAGGATCGTGTTGTCTTATCATACTTTAAGAGGAATATATACTATGATGATTTATTAAGAATGATTAACTCTGTTTCCCAGCAATTATCAGAAAAAGTAAACAAGGGAGACGTGGTAATATTAGCTACACAAAATATACCTCAGTTCATAATAGTTGAGTACGCAGTCTGGAGTTTAGGGGGGATTGTATTACCAGTTAATCCAGCTTACTCTGCTAGAGAATTAGAATTTCTCGTTAATGACTCTGGAGCGAAGTTAATGATAGCCTCATGTGAGGCTACTAAGGCTAACATAGAGACGATAACTACAAATCCTAACACTTTTGCAGAAATTCCCAGTGAGTATAAGGAGAAATGGAAGATAAATGATGAATGTGAGGAAATGTTAGATCTAAAAAGCAATAAGAAGGGGATAAGAAGAGATGTAAAGCCATCAGATATAGCTTTACTAGTTTACACCTCCGGGACTACGGGAAAACCCAAGGGAGTGCCTATAACTCATGCCAATATTTATGCTTCAACATGGATATATAATAAGTGGTTTAAATTTAATGAAAATGATAAAGTATTAGGTATAGCCCCATTTTTTCACATAACCGGGCAAATATTTCACATAACTACCTCAATTTACTCTGGCTCATCAATATCAACGTTCTTCCGCTTTGATCCCAATTTATCTTTACAAACGGTCGAAGAAGAGAAGACTACAATTACTATGGCTGTCGCTACTACCTATAGGGCAATGTTAAACGTGTACGATAAACAAGATCTATCTAGTATGAGAGTATGGTCGTCTGGAGGAATGGCTATGCCTAAAGCTTTAGAAGAGGAATGGAAAGTTAAAGTTGGAACTTACATTTACATGGCTTGGGGATTAACAGAAACTACTTCTCCAGCTACCTTATGGCCTTATCCCTATGAAGGAAAGTTACCGATTGATCCAGAAACGGATATTGTTAGTTCCGGAGTACCAGTTTACGAAACTGAAATTGAAATAGCTCAAGATGGCGAGGTACTTGTTAGAGGACCTCAAGTGGTTAAAGGTTATTGGAAGTTAGGAGAATTTAAAGATGGGTGGCTTCCAACTGGGGATTTAGGTAAAATAGTTGACGGATGGATTTACATTTTGGACAGAAAGAAAGATATAATTAATACCTCTGGATTTAAGGTAATGCCCAGAGAGGTTGAAGAGGTTATCTATAAGCATCCTGCAGTTGATGAAGTAGCAGTAGTCGGCTTACCAGATGCTTACAGAGGAGAGGCTGTAGTAGCTTTCGTTAAGTTAAGACAAGGTTTTATTCCATCAGAAGAATTAGCAAAGGATATCATTAATCACTGTAGGAAGAATCTAGCGCCTTATAAGGTTCCTAGAGAGGTCAGATTTACGAATGAGATCCCTAAAACTCCTTCTGGGAAAATTATGAGAAGGGTTTTCAAAGGTGATTCCTTAGGCTAGTTAGTTTGGTGAAGCTATTGAACTAACGTATAGATAGAGCGCCTTCCTCTTTTTCCTCACTTTGTAAGCCTTCCTAATGAATCGATAGAGTATTAACTTCATCTATAATAGGCTTTCGTTAAAAAGGGGAGATAAATCTAGGCGCTTTAAGGTGTTGGAAGAGGTTGGAGCTCTAATTTTAGAAGAGAAAGCTCCAGACGCTAGGACTACCTATGTAATGGTCTAAATAGTTTACAATAGGCTCAGGTTTACCATTACGAGCGTTAATCTTAGAAGGCTGATCCCAAGTTAATCCATTCTCGACTAGATTTTTCCACTCCTTCTCAGCTAACTTCAAGAAGTCTGTAATACCATACTTATACCCCAGCCAAGAAATGGCAAAGACCATTCTGGGCCATGAGGAGTAAGTCTGTTGGCTGTAATTCATTATTTCGCCCTTATCACTAACTAAGTTTGGAGTACAGTACTTTGATGCATTACCGTTTAAATTTAAGATACAATTTAACGCACTAACTATTTTTTCCTCTTCCATAATTTTTTCTAATCCCAGTAAAGAAGTCCACCATTCTCCGAAAATCTGGGCTATGAAACAGCCATCCAAATTATCTGAGGGTTTGAAATACTTTCCATTGAACATCTTTCTATACACTTCTCTTGCTATTTTTAGCTTCTCCTCTACATTACTTAGCGTCTTATTATCTTTCATCAACTTAGCGATTTGCTCCATGGCGATTAGAGAGGCTATATACAGAGAAGAAGTGTAACTATCATGACCTTTAATTATAGTAGCGTCAAACGCGTTGTCCATTTCTCCCTCCAGGTAGGGTAATCCATCCTTACATACGTCAAACTCCCACTCCATTGCTTTGACTAAGCTAGGGTATATCTCCCTTAAGAACTCTAAATCATTAGTAAACTTGAAGTATCTATATACTAATAAAATAAATGTTGGATTCATATCTTTCCACCTTGGTGGAGAAGTTGTGCCATCTATTGGAGAATCTAAGGAATTGTATCCTAAGTCATGTGGAACATAGCCGTCTTCTCTAATCTGACTTGAAAGGGTTTTAAGAAACGATTTTTCTAATTCCGGAAACATTAATAAAACTGGTAATGAACCAAATTCATAACA includes:
- a CDS encoding helix-turn-helix domain-containing protein, encoding MRDTSYVSLTIKHNGCWSELTNFTYADSLINVEYSSFGILKANRITMIRGRSDEGKSKLRYALDRDSSIINYDLWNVLTTNRYSVFIISMLQDADKAVISRLNSKGVLLINATIKDGLEYYDVLLNIPPKTFVNSLQKSDSRIEIINFTERDLNEKNLFKAISRNVGEMLLTDNERKVITRARELGYLNSPRKMRLDDVAKELGKSKMYVSLSMRSIFRKLSNLV
- a CDS encoding class I adenylate-forming enzyme family protein, with the translated sequence MIKGEEAKELYIPIIQPKILEESSHKYKDRVVLSYFKRNIYYDDLLRMINSVSQQLSEKVNKGDVVILATQNIPQFIIVEYAVWSLGGIVLPVNPAYSARELEFLVNDSGAKLMIASCEATKANIETITTNPNTFAEIPSEYKEKWKINDECEEMLDLKSNKKGIRRDVKPSDIALLVYTSGTTGKPKGVPITHANIYASTWIYNKWFKFNENDKVLGIAPFFHITGQIFHITTSIYSGSSISTFFRFDPNLSLQTVEEEKTTITMAVATTYRAMLNVYDKQDLSSMRVWSSGGMAMPKALEEEWKVKVGTYIYMAWGLTETTSPATLWPYPYEGKLPIDPETDIVSSGVPVYETEIEIAQDGEVLVRGPQVVKGYWKLGEFKDGWLPTGDLGKIVDGWIYILDRKKDIINTSGFKVMPREVEEVIYKHPAVDEVAVVGLPDAYRGEAVVAFVKLRQGFIPSEELAKDIINHCRKNLAPYKVPREVRFTNEIPKTPSGKIMRRVFKGDSLG